The Clostridium sp. DL-VIII DNA window CACAGAGGAGGCAAATTATGGGAAAAAAATACATTGAAAGTGCAAAGCTTATAGATAAGAGTGCATTATATAATCCAGTAGAAGCATTAGAACTTACATTAAAGACTGCAAAGGCAAACTTTGATGAAACTGTTGAATTACATGTAAGACTTGGTGTAGATCCAAGACATGCAGATCAACAAGTAAGAGGAGCAGTTGTATTACCAAACGGAACAGGTAAAACAGTTAGAGTGCTTGTATTTGCTAAAGGAGATAAAGCTACAGAAGCACAACAAGCAGGAGCAGATTTTGTTGGAGCAGAAGAATTAGTTCAAAAGATCCAAACAGAAAATTGGTTTGAATATGATGTAGTTGTTGCAACACCAGATATGATGGGAGTTGTAGGTAGAATTGGTAGAGTATTAGGACCTAAGGGATTAATGCCAAATCCAAAATCAGGAACAGTAACATTTGATGTTGCTAAAGCAATTGAAGAAATTAAAGCTGGTAAAGTTGAATATAGAGTAGATAAAACAGCTATAGTTCACTGCCCAATTGGTAAGAAATCATTTGGAACTGAAAAGTTAAAGGAGAACTTCGTTGCGTTAATGGATGCTTTAATTAAAGCAAAGCCAGCAGCAGCTAAGGGTCAATACTTAAAATCAGTATCAGTTTCAAGCACAATGGGACCTGGTGCAAAGGTTAATCCTACAAAAGTTTTAGATTAATATTGACTTAAGTAAGATTAAGTAGTATAATACTTAATGTTGTGAAAAGAGAATATTATTTCCGTAGACAGTGGGTGCGAAAGCGTAAAGATATACTACCCGCCTAGGTGAGTTATAATAGATGTTATTATAGACCTTTCCATGTCTGCGGAAGGTCTTTTTTAATAGAAAGAAGCAGTTTTAAACTGTGAGGAGGTGGACTACAGTAATGAATAAAAACAGAGAACTTAAAGAAGCAAAAGTTGCTGAAATTAAGGAAAAGCTAGAAAAGTCAAAAACTATTGTTCTTAGTAAGTATCAAGGTTTAACTGTAGAAGAAGATACTACACTTAGAAAAAATCTAAGAGAAGCTGGAGTTGAGTATAAGGTATATAAAAATACTTTAGTTACTTTAGCAGCTAAAGAATTAGGTTTAGATGGTTTAGTAGAATATTTAGAAGGACCTGTGTCTATTGCATTTGGTTATGAAGATGTAACAGTACCAGCAAGAGTTTTAAATGATTTTGCTAAGGACCATAAAAAATTAGAATTAAAAGCAGGTGTTGTAGAAGGAGAAATCTACGATGTAGATAAGATTAAACAACTTGCTACAATACCATCAAAAGAAGTTCTTATTGCAAAACTTCTTGGAAGTATCAAGTCTCCAATATCAAGCTTTGCACGTGTATTAAGTGCTATTGCTGATAGTAAGGAAACTGGATCTGCAGAATAATTAAGAAAAAATGAAAAATTAAGAAAAAATTTCGGAGGTGCTATAAAAATGACAAGAGAAGATATAATTCAAGCAATAAAAGAAATGAGTGTTTTAGATTTAAATGAATTAGTAAAGGCTTGTGAAGAAGAATTTGGAGTAAGTGCTGCTGCTGCTGTTGTAGCTGGAGGAGCTGTAGCTGGAGGAGCTGCTGCTGCTGAAGAAAAGACTGAATTCGACGTAGTATTAGCAAGTGCTGGAGATAACAAGATTAAAGTTATCAAAGCAGTTAGAGAAATAACTGGATTAGGATTAAAAGAAGCTAAGGAAATAGTTGATGGAGCTCCTAAGACATTAAAAGAAGCTGTTTCTAAAGAAGAAGCTGAAGATATGAAAGCTAAATTAGCTGAAGTTGGAGCAACTGCAGAAGTTAAATAGTTTGTTTTTATTGAAAGGTGCTTGTAAAAAGCACCTTTTTTAAACTACATTTATGAAGCTATATAAAATATTTGTTGATAGATAAGTATTTTATATAGCTTTATAAATGAAAAGAATTCTGTAATAATATTTATTGACAATAAAAATTCTATATGATATTATAATATAATGTATTATTGACTATAGGATATTATATATTTATAGTTGAAAAAAGAGTATAGTCTGGTGAATAATGGTTATACTATAAAAAGACGCTGTCCGAAAGCAAAAGTCCTTAGGGAAAGTATGCTTTTGGCTATTTTAGTTTATTTTATACTAAGGGGTGAAAATTCATGGTACATCCTGTCCAAGTTGGAAAAAGAACAAGAATGAGTTTTGGTAAGGTTAATGATGTTACCGAAATGCCGAATTTAATTGAGGTACAATTAGATTCATATGAATGGTTTTTAAGAGAAGGGTTGCATGAAGTATTTGATGATATTAATCCTATCACAAACTTCACAGGAAATTTAGTACTAGAGTTCGTAGATTATAAGCTTGATATGGAAAATATCAAGTATTCTGTCGAAGAATGTAAGGAAAGAGATGCAACTTATGCGGCACCATTGAAAGTTTCAATTAGATTACAAAATAATGAAACTGGTGAAATTAAAGAACAAGAAGTGTTTATGGGAGATTTCCCATTGATGACAGAGCAAGGTACCTTTGTAATTAATGGTGCTGAAAGAGTTATAGTAAGTCAATTAGTAAGATCTCCAGGAGTATATTATAATTACTCTATAGACAAGAGTGGTAAAAAGTTATATTCATCAACTGTAATTCCTAATAGAGGTGCATGGTTAGAATACGAAACAGATTCTAACGATGTAATTTATGTAAGGATCGATAAAACTAGAAAGTTATCAATTACTATTTTAGCAAGAGCCATGGGATTGGGCAGTGATCAAGAACTGTTGGATTTCTTTGGCGAAGAAGAAAGATTTAGAGCTTCAATAGAAAAGGATAATACTAAGACTAAAGAAGAAGCATTACTTGAAATATATAAGAGATTAAGACCAGGGGAACCACCAACAGTCGATAGTGCTATATCTTTAATCGATACATTATTCTTTGATGCAAAAAGATACGATTTATCTAGAGTTGGTAGATATAAATTTAATAAAAAACTTGCGTTAAATTTACGAATCGCTAATCAAATAGCTGCATCTGACATAGTTAATCCACAAACTGGTGAAATTATGGTGGAAAAAGGACAAAAAATAAGCAGATTGATGGCTGAAGATATTCAAAATGCAGGTATTAAATCAGTTGATGTATTAGTTGAAGACAAAGTTGTAAGAGTTATTAGTAACAATTTTGTAGACTTAAAGAAGCAAGTTTCTTTTGATGTTTCAGATTTGAAAGTAAAGGAATTAGTTCATTATCCTACATTAAGAGAAATATTAGATAATTTTTCAGATGAAGAAACTATTAAAGAGGAAATAAAGAAAAATATCAGTAGACTTATTCCGAAACATATTATCAAAGATGATATATTTGCTACTATAAGCTATGAATTAGGTTTAGCTTATGGAATAGGTTATGTTGATGATATAGATCACTTAGGAAATAGAAGATTAAGATCTGTAGGAGAATTACTACAAAATCAATTTAGAATTGGTTTATCTAGAATGGAAAGAGTAGTTAAGGAAAGAATGACTATTCAGGACCAAGAAGCAATAACTCCTCAAATGTTAATTAACATAAGACCAGTAGCAGCGGCTATTAAAGAATTCTTTGGTAGTTCGCAATTATCGCAATTCATGGATCAAACTAATCCTTTGTCAGAATTAACACATAAAAGAAGATTATCTGCCTTAGGGCCAGGAGGTCTTTCTAGAGAAAGAGCTGGTTTCGAAGTTAGAGACGTTCACCATTCTCATTATGGTAGAATGTGTCCAATTGAAACACCTGAAGGTCCAAATATAGGACTTATTAATTCATTAGCAACTTTTGCAAAAGTTAATGAGTATGGGTTTATTGAAACACCATATAGAATTGTAGATAAAGAAAATGCAAGAGCTACAGAGGAAATAAGATATTTCACTGCAGATGAAGAAGATCAATGTCTGATTGCTCAAGCCAAGCAACCGATGGATGAAAATGGCTATTTCATAGAAAAAAGAGTTACAGTAAGGCATTTGGAAGATGTTTTGGTTGTTCCAGCTAATGAAGTTGATTTAATAGACGTATCTGCAAGACAAATGGTATCAGTGGCAACAGCTATGATTCCATTCCTTGAAAATGATGATGCTACAAGAGCGCTTATGGGATCAAACATGCAACGTCAAGCTGTTCCATTATTGAATCCACAAGCACCGATTGTTGGAACAGGAATAGAATACAAGGCAGCTGTAGATTCTGGAGTATTGCCAAAGGCTAAAAATGCAGGTGTTGTTACGTATGTATCAGGAGCCGAAATCAGAATCAAAAGAGATTCCGATGGTGGAACTGATATTTACAAATTATTAAAGTTTAAGAGAAGTAACTCAGGAACTTGTATAAATCAAAGACCTATAGTGGATACAGGTGAGATAGTATATAAGAATCAAGTAATTGCAGATGGACCATCGACAGACTTAGGGGAAATTGCTCTAGGTAAAAACATAAGAATGGGATTCATAACTTGGGAAGGTTACAATTACGAAGATGCCATGCT harbors:
- the rplA gene encoding 50S ribosomal protein L1; protein product: MGKKYIESAKLIDKSALYNPVEALELTLKTAKANFDETVELHVRLGVDPRHADQQVRGAVVLPNGTGKTVRVLVFAKGDKATEAQQAGADFVGAEELVQKIQTENWFEYDVVVATPDMMGVVGRIGRVLGPKGLMPNPKSGTVTFDVAKAIEEIKAGKVEYRVDKTAIVHCPIGKKSFGTEKLKENFVALMDALIKAKPAAAKGQYLKSVSVSSTMGPGAKVNPTKVLD
- the rplJ gene encoding 50S ribosomal protein L10, with product MNKNRELKEAKVAEIKEKLEKSKTIVLSKYQGLTVEEDTTLRKNLREAGVEYKVYKNTLVTLAAKELGLDGLVEYLEGPVSIAFGYEDVTVPARVLNDFAKDHKKLELKAGVVEGEIYDVDKIKQLATIPSKEVLIAKLLGSIKSPISSFARVLSAIADSKETGSAE
- the rplL gene encoding 50S ribosomal protein L7/L12, with the protein product MTREDIIQAIKEMSVLDLNELVKACEEEFGVSAAAAVVAGGAVAGGAAAAEEKTEFDVVLASAGDNKIKVIKAVREITGLGLKEAKEIVDGAPKTLKEAVSKEEAEDMKAKLAEVGATAEVK
- the rpoB gene encoding DNA-directed RNA polymerase subunit beta, which translates into the protein MVHPVQVGKRTRMSFGKVNDVTEMPNLIEVQLDSYEWFLREGLHEVFDDINPITNFTGNLVLEFVDYKLDMENIKYSVEECKERDATYAAPLKVSIRLQNNETGEIKEQEVFMGDFPLMTEQGTFVINGAERVIVSQLVRSPGVYYNYSIDKSGKKLYSSTVIPNRGAWLEYETDSNDVIYVRIDKTRKLSITILARAMGLGSDQELLDFFGEEERFRASIEKDNTKTKEEALLEIYKRLRPGEPPTVDSAISLIDTLFFDAKRYDLSRVGRYKFNKKLALNLRIANQIAASDIVNPQTGEIMVEKGQKISRLMAEDIQNAGIKSVDVLVEDKVVRVISNNFVDLKKQVSFDVSDLKVKELVHYPTLREILDNFSDEETIKEEIKKNISRLIPKHIIKDDIFATISYELGLAYGIGYVDDIDHLGNRRLRSVGELLQNQFRIGLSRMERVVKERMTIQDQEAITPQMLINIRPVAAAIKEFFGSSQLSQFMDQTNPLSELTHKRRLSALGPGGLSRERAGFEVRDVHHSHYGRMCPIETPEGPNIGLINSLATFAKVNEYGFIETPYRIVDKENARATEEIRYFTADEEDQCLIAQAKQPMDENGYFIEKRVTVRHLEDVLVVPANEVDLIDVSARQMVSVATAMIPFLENDDATRALMGSNMQRQAVPLLNPQAPIVGTGIEYKAAVDSGVLPKAKNAGVVTYVSGAEIRIKRDSDGGTDIYKLLKFKRSNSGTCINQRPIVDTGEIVYKNQVIADGPSTDLGEIALGKNIRMGFITWEGYNYEDAMLISEELVREDIFTSMHIEEYECEARDTKLGPEEITRDIPNVSDDALKDVDDRGIIRIGAEVRSGDILVGKVTPKGETELTAEERLLRAIFGEKAREVRDTSLRVPHGEAGIIVDIKVFTRENGDELNPGVNELVRCYIAQKRKISVGDKMAGRHGNKGVISRILPEEDMPFLPDGRPLQICLNPLGVPSRMNIGQVLEVHLGWAASHLGWHIATPVFDGATQDEITECLIKAGFNANAKTILYDGRTGEPFDNPVTVGIMYILKLHHLVDDKIHARSTGPYSLVTQQPLGGKAQFGGQRFGEMEVWALEAYGAAHTLQEILTVKSDDVVGRVKTYEAIVKGENIPEPGVPESFKVLIKELQALCLDIKVLDDSHEEVTLKEFVDEDMANLEVNIEGADEMMVPEPEVLDDDSYDQNRDDDIDEIDYDESVDIADLETELELDDFNDEH